A genomic segment from Methanolobus zinderi encodes:
- the metX gene encoding homoserine O-acetyltransferase MetX, translating into MKHESVGTVETQYYSFPDDFPLDSGKVLRDVTLAYETYGNLNADKSNAILVCHALTGDAHAAGWHPGDRKPGWWDTLIGPGKALDTQKHFIICSNILGGCKGSTGPSSINPETGKPYGLDFPVITIGDIVRAQKQLTEHFGIKKLFAVIGGSMGGAQVLQWTTSYPKSVANAIAIATTARSSPQQIAFNEVARIAIVSDPEWKRGDYYTDDTPVRGLALARMIGHITYLSDDSMQEKFGRKLQNKEKYDFNMDFDFEVESYLHYQGQSFTQRFDANSYLYITKALDYFDLSKNGSLKEGLKDVEAKFLVIAVSSDWLYPPYQSREIVAALSSSNKEATYREIESNYGHDAFLLESGHLNYLISNFLSHVVVSDIMKTEIISIREGLSIEETAIVMCKEGITHLPVVSDGGVLAGIVTSWDISKAVAMKYNSLDRIMTTDVITASHQESIESAAKKMEEHNISALPVVDDDRRILGIIGSDEINRLIGGYA; encoded by the coding sequence ATGAAACATGAGTCCGTTGGTACAGTAGAAACCCAATATTATAGCTTCCCTGACGACTTCCCGCTTGATAGCGGGAAGGTACTCAGGGATGTTACACTTGCATACGAGACCTACGGAAACCTGAATGCGGATAAAAGCAATGCCATTCTGGTCTGCCATGCACTTACAGGTGATGCCCATGCTGCCGGATGGCATCCGGGTGACAGGAAGCCCGGTTGGTGGGACACTCTTATCGGACCCGGCAAAGCACTTGATACACAAAAACACTTTATTATCTGCTCCAACATCCTTGGAGGATGCAAAGGCTCAACCGGTCCCTCTTCCATAAATCCTGAAACCGGAAAGCCCTATGGTCTTGATTTTCCAGTTATTACAATAGGAGATATTGTAAGGGCGCAAAAACAGCTCACCGAACACTTCGGCATCAAAAAGCTCTTTGCGGTGATCGGAGGCTCCATGGGAGGAGCGCAGGTACTCCAATGGACCACATCTTATCCTAAATCTGTAGCTAATGCCATCGCTATCGCAACTACAGCCCGATCTTCCCCGCAACAGATTGCCTTTAATGAGGTTGCCAGGATAGCCATCGTATCCGATCCCGAATGGAAGAGAGGAGATTACTATACCGATGATACTCCTGTACGAGGGCTTGCCCTTGCAAGAATGATCGGACATATCACCTACCTCAGTGATGACTCCATGCAGGAGAAATTCGGCAGAAAGCTCCAGAACAAGGAGAAGTATGACTTTAATATGGACTTTGATTTCGAAGTTGAGAGCTATCTCCATTATCAGGGACAATCATTCACCCAGAGGTTCGATGCCAACTCCTATCTTTACATCACCAAGGCACTGGACTATTTCGACCTGTCAAAGAATGGCTCTCTTAAGGAAGGGCTGAAGGATGTCGAAGCCAAATTCCTGGTAATTGCTGTCAGTTCCGACTGGCTGTATCCACCCTACCAGTCAAGGGAGATAGTGGCCGCATTAAGTTCAAGCAATAAGGAGGCCACCTACAGGGAAATCGAGTCGAACTACGGTCATGATGCTTTCCTGCTCGAATCCGGACATCTCAATTACCTGATAAGCAATTTCCTGTCTCATGTTGTTGTATCGGATATCATGAAGACCGAGATTATCTCCATCAGGGAAGGCCTGAGTATTGAGGAGACTGCAATTGTCATGTGCAAAGAAGGAATCACGCATCTTCCAGTAGTTTCCGATGGCGGCGTCCTCGCAGGCATCGTTACCTCATGGGACATTTCAAAGGCAGTGGCAATGAAATATAATTCCCTTGACAGGATAATGACAACTGATGTCATAACCGCAAGCCATCAGGAAAGTATTGAGAGTGCCGCAAAGAAAATGGAGGAACATAACATTTCCGCACTTCCTGTTGTAGATGATGACAGACGGATACTTGGTATTATAGGCAGCGATGAGATCAACAGGCTCATTGGCGGATACGCATGA
- the acnA gene encoding aconitate hydratase AcnA gives MNDTHGHDPFGAKQIFEMDGKKITLYRLKKLEELGLVKLSTLPFSIRVLLEDLLRNIDGKLVTEDDVKNLAGWSPDSVPSDDIPFIPSRVILQDFTGVPAVVDIAAIRSAMQRLGGDPSKINPVIPADLVIDHSVQVDYYGTSYARNCNEKYEFHRNQERYEILHWAQNSFANMRVVPPASGIIHQVNLEYLAPLVHLVEKDSELLAYPDTLVGTDSHTTMINGLGVLGWGVGGIEAEAVMLGQPYYMPVPEVVGFKLTGELKEGVSSTDLVLRVVQMLREHGVVGKFVEFFGPGYRTLDLADRAVLANMAPEYGATMGFCPVDEVTLEYMTMTGRSKEHVDLVREYCKQQGLFLEKDAPEPNFSSMLELDMGTVDACLAGPKRPQDRIPIQDMSRVFHQTMKDVYELKNNKPMNGDEAYSRWLEEGGYSVAEATQPHHTGIAKVKCADDIVKVTHGSVVIASITSCTNTSNPALMMGAGLLAKNAVEKGLKVKPFVKTSLAPGSRVITDYLEEADLMPYLEALGFHLVGYGCMTCIGNSGPLREAVAREIEDKDLTVAAVLSGNRNFEGRISPHVKANYLASPMLVVAYALAGTVDIDLTSEPIACDPNGQPVYLSDIWPGREDIKKYTQDFVRPEMFEDEYSNVFEGTELWRELDAPSGLLYDWDADSSYIQEPPFFKDFPMETENLQDIENARTLVMVGDSITTDHISPAGSIRTDYPAGQYLLSKGVDEKNFNSYGSRRGNHEVMMRGTFGNVRLQNQLAPGKEGSWTLYVPTGEEMHIYPAAMKYMENDIPLIILAGKEYGTGSSRDWAAKGTQLLGVKAVIAESFERIHRSNLVGMGVLPLKFADGENIQSLGLTGRESFDIKGIGDLQPNGELTVVAKDSEGKTTQFRAIVCLNSEIEIEYYRNGGILHKFLRDKVRGE, from the coding sequence ATGAACGACACTCACGGTCATGACCCCTTCGGGGCCAAACAGATTTTTGAAATGGACGGTAAAAAGATCACACTTTACCGGTTAAAAAAGCTTGAAGAACTTGGTCTTGTCAAATTATCAACTCTCCCCTTTTCTATCAGGGTACTGCTGGAAGACCTCCTGAGAAATATCGATGGAAAGCTTGTCACCGAGGATGATGTGAAGAACCTGGCAGGATGGAGTCCGGATTCCGTCCCTTCAGATGATATACCATTCATACCTTCAAGGGTTATACTTCAGGACTTTACAGGTGTCCCTGCCGTAGTCGATATAGCTGCGATCAGATCCGCAATGCAGAGACTGGGCGGAGACCCCTCGAAGATCAACCCCGTAATTCCTGCAGACCTTGTTATCGATCACTCGGTTCAGGTTGACTATTATGGAACATCCTATGCACGCAACTGTAACGAGAAATATGAGTTCCACAGGAACCAGGAACGCTATGAGATCCTTCACTGGGCACAGAACTCCTTTGCTAACATGAGAGTTGTTCCGCCAGCAAGCGGTATAATTCACCAGGTCAACCTTGAGTATCTCGCACCTCTGGTTCACCTTGTGGAAAAGGACTCGGAACTGCTCGCATATCCTGATACGCTTGTGGGGACCGACTCACACACTACGATGATAAACGGTCTCGGTGTACTTGGATGGGGAGTAGGTGGCATTGAAGCAGAAGCTGTCATGCTCGGCCAGCCCTACTACATGCCTGTTCCTGAGGTCGTGGGATTCAAGCTCACCGGAGAGCTCAAGGAAGGCGTCAGTTCCACCGACCTTGTACTGAGGGTTGTCCAGATGCTCAGGGAACATGGAGTTGTCGGAAAGTTTGTAGAGTTCTTCGGTCCGGGTTACAGGACCCTGGACCTTGCAGACAGGGCTGTTCTTGCGAACATGGCACCTGAATACGGTGCTACAATGGGATTCTGTCCTGTGGATGAGGTCACACTGGAATACATGACCATGACAGGCCGCAGTAAAGAGCATGTAGATCTTGTCAGAGAGTATTGCAAGCAGCAGGGTCTGTTCCTGGAAAAGGATGCCCCTGAACCTAATTTCAGCTCAATGCTGGAACTGGATATGGGAACTGTTGACGCCTGTCTTGCAGGACCCAAGAGACCACAGGACCGTATTCCTATCCAGGATATGTCCAGGGTCTTCCATCAGACAATGAAGGATGTCTATGAGTTAAAGAATAATAAGCCGATGAATGGTGATGAAGCTTACAGCAGATGGCTAGAAGAAGGTGGTTACAGTGTCGCTGAAGCTACACAACCTCATCACACAGGAATCGCAAAGGTCAAATGCGCTGACGATATCGTAAAAGTAACTCATGGATCGGTGGTCATAGCATCTATCACATCCTGTACCAATACTTCAAACCCAGCACTTATGATGGGTGCCGGTCTGCTTGCAAAGAATGCCGTTGAAAAAGGCCTGAAGGTAAAACCATTTGTCAAGACAAGCCTTGCACCTGGCTCCCGTGTAATTACAGACTATCTCGAGGAAGCGGACCTTATGCCATATCTGGAAGCCCTCGGTTTCCATCTGGTGGGTTATGGCTGTATGACATGTATCGGTAACAGTGGTCCTCTCAGAGAGGCCGTCGCCAGGGAGATCGAGGATAAGGACCTTACAGTTGCCGCCGTGCTCAGCGGTAACAGGAACTTTGAAGGCAGGATAAGTCCGCATGTAAAGGCGAACTATCTTGCATCACCCATGCTTGTGGTGGCATACGCCCTGGCGGGAACCGTTGATATTGACCTGACCTCAGAGCCGATAGCATGCGATCCTAACGGACAGCCTGTATATCTGTCCGACATATGGCCTGGAAGAGAGGATATCAAAAAGTATACACAGGATTTTGTAAGGCCTGAGATGTTCGAAGATGAGTATTCCAATGTTTTCGAGGGAACCGAACTCTGGAGAGAACTTGATGCACCGTCCGGCCTGCTCTACGACTGGGATGCAGATTCCAGCTACATTCAGGAGCCGCCATTCTTCAAGGATTTCCCGATGGAAACAGAGAACCTTCAGGACATAGAGAACGCACGTACCCTTGTCATGGTGGGCGATAGTATCACCACCGATCATATATCACCAGCAGGTTCCATACGTACCGATTACCCGGCAGGCCAGTACCTGCTCTCAAAGGGTGTTGACGAGAAGAACTTCAACTCATATGGCTCCAGACGTGGTAACCACGAGGTTATGATGAGGGGTACGTTTGGAAACGTACGCCTGCAGAACCAGCTTGCCCCCGGAAAAGAGGGTTCATGGACATTATACGTTCCCACCGGTGAGGAGATGCATATCTACCCTGCAGCAATGAAATACATGGAGAATGACATTCCTCTGATCATCCTTGCAGGAAAAGAATATGGTACGGGCAGCTCCCGTGACTGGGCCGCAAAGGGTACTCAGCTTCTGGGTGTAAAGGCTGTCATTGCCGAGTCATTTGAGAGGATCCATCGCAGTAACCTGGTAGGAATGGGTGTATTGCCTCTGAAGTTTGCAGATGGCGAGAACATACAGAGCCTTGGTCTTACAGGCAGGGAATCATTCGATATTAAGGGAATCGGAGACCTTCAGCCCAATGGAGAACTTACCGTAGTTGCTAAAGATTCTGAAGGAAAGACCACTCAGTTCAGGGCAATTGTTTGCCTGAACTCGGAAATTGAGATAGAGTACTATAGGAACGGTGGTATCCTTCACAAGTTCCTCAGGGATAAGGTAAGAGGGGAATAA
- a CDS encoding GTP-binding protein, translating to MQVSVIGGATDSGKTTIILRLCKYLRDRGKHPGVIIQENGQVDYDEKTLNSLGIETKEIDSVCIPCSLDTDIRSNLLSLKEESKPDLVFIEAEETVIPHKIRVDIERMELPDVDFLPVVVIVNASDFETEEDQLTEYARKQLDGAEIICINKIDIADRSKINKIEEMISKMNPRARIIRVSAPSEKGELKNLIT from the coding sequence ATGCAAGTATCTGTAATTGGAGGAGCAACTGACAGTGGAAAGACTACAATTATACTCAGACTATGCAAGTACCTTCGTGACAGGGGAAAACATCCCGGCGTCATAATCCAGGAGAACGGTCAGGTTGACTATGATGAAAAGACACTGAACAGTCTCGGGATTGAAACAAAGGAAATCGACAGCGTCTGCATACCATGTTCGCTGGATACGGATATCAGGTCAAACCTCCTGAGCCTTAAAGAAGAATCAAAGCCAGATCTGGTCTTTATCGAGGCCGAAGAGACTGTGATCCCCCATAAGATAAGAGTCGATATCGAGCGGATGGAGCTTCCGGATGTAGACTTCCTCCCGGTTGTGGTTATCGTGAACGCAAGCGACTTTGAAACAGAAGAGGATCAGCTTACGGAATATGCCCGAAAGCAGCTTGACGGAGCGGAGATCATCTGTATCAATAAAATAGACATCGCAGACCGGAGTAAGATCAATAAGATCGAAGAGATGATCTCTAAAATGAATCCAAGGGCACGTATCATTCGTGTATCAGCACCCAGTGAAAAAGGAGAGCTGAAGAACCTCATTACCTGA
- a CDS encoding SRPBCC domain-containing protein: MQKICTDIEINAPADKVWHILTDFENLSSWNPFMIVKKGKLEEGKRLEVTLSIPGSRPMTFKPIVLKVDPVKEFRWSGNMWIRGIFDGEHVFRIEKLDEHRTRLIQCERFRGILAPLILHLMKENIETGFEKMNRSLKNVSEKVSKAHT, from the coding sequence ATGCAAAAGATATGCACTGATATTGAAATCAATGCCCCGGCCGATAAAGTGTGGCATATACTGACTGATTTTGAAAACCTGTCCAGCTGGAATCCTTTCATGATCGTCAAAAAAGGAAAGCTCGAAGAAGGAAAACGCCTGGAGGTAACATTAAGCATTCCCGGTTCCAGGCCTATGACCTTCAAGCCGATTGTCCTGAAAGTTGATCCTGTTAAAGAATTTCGCTGGTCCGGAAACATGTGGATAAGGGGCATCTTTGACGGGGAACATGTATTCAGAATTGAAAAACTGGATGAGCACAGGACACGTCTGATACAGTGTGAAAGATTTCGCGGGATACTTGCCCCACTGATACTTCACCTGATGAAAGAGAATATAGAAACAGGGTTTGAAAAAATGAACCGGTCCCTGAAAAATGTCAGTGAGAAAGTATCAAAGGCTCATACGTAA
- a CDS encoding 4Fe-4S binding protein, producing the protein MLKITPYLGILVIIVSVAGLWFPLLGYFLLVVFAALLISSIFRGRWFCGNLCPRGSFNDFWVSKITRNKKIPDFLRSLWIRIPLFALMMGFMGYRLLQTEGLVNQIGMVFVIMCLMTTSIALLAGVSISPRTWCTFCPMGTVQNLIGGSKYQLQMDESKCVSCKKCDKSCPMQLEVHTNEKKPDCIKCGRCVTACPTKALAFES; encoded by the coding sequence ATGCTAAAAATCACTCCTTATCTTGGTATACTCGTTATAATAGTATCAGTCGCAGGACTGTGGTTCCCGCTGCTTGGATATTTCCTGCTTGTGGTATTTGCCGCACTCCTGATAAGCAGTATCTTCAGGGGAAGATGGTTCTGTGGAAATCTCTGCCCGAGAGGCAGTTTCAATGACTTCTGGGTAAGCAAGATCACAAGGAACAAAAAGATACCTGATTTCCTCAGAAGTCTGTGGATCAGGATCCCTCTCTTTGCACTGATGATGGGATTTATGGGATACAGACTTCTTCAGACCGAGGGTCTTGTTAACCAGATAGGCATGGTTTTCGTGATCATGTGTCTTATGACAACTTCCATCGCACTGCTTGCCGGTGTTAGTATCAGCCCCCGTACCTGGTGTACATTCTGTCCCATGGGAACGGTACAGAACCTTATCGGCGGCAGCAAATACCAGCTTCAGATGGATGAGTCAAAATGTGTAAGCTGTAAGAAGTGTGACAAATCATGTCCCATGCAGCTTGAGGTTCATACCAACGAGAAGAAACCTGACTGCATAAAGTGCGGAAGATGTGTGACAGCCTGTCCCACAAAGGCACTTGCTTTCGAGTCCTGA
- a CDS encoding O-acetylhomoserine aminocarboxypropyltransferase/cysteine synthase family protein, whose amino-acid sequence MDEEKYGFNTLALHAGQIPDPTTGSRAVPIYQTASYAFKDSDHAANLFGLKEFGNIYTRLMNPTTDVLEKRVAAIEGGTGALAVASGMSAITLATLGVTNLGDEIVSADNLYGGTYQLFNNTFPDLGRKVRFVDSTKPEEFRAAINEKTKAIYTEIIGNPKLDVANLEELAKIAHEAGIPLIVDNTVGIGITRPIDFGADIVVLSATKFLGGHGTSIGGVIVDSGNFKWDNGKFPQFTEPDPGYHGLKYWKTFGDFPELGNIAFIIKMRVHLLRDLGPALSPFNAFQLIQGLETLPLRVERHSKNALEVAKFLNEHPLVEWVNYPGLEDHPSHELAGKYLNGKYGAILGFGIKGGIEAGKKFINNVKLLSHLANIGDAKTLVIHPASTTHQQLTVEERKSTGVTEDFIRMSVGLEDVEDIIADIDQALKGSQ is encoded by the coding sequence ATGGACGAAGAAAAATACGGATTTAACACCCTTGCCCTTCATGCAGGACAGATACCGGATCCTACAACGGGTTCGCGTGCAGTACCGATCTACCAGACAGCATCATACGCCTTTAAGGATTCAGACCATGCAGCCAACCTTTTCGGGCTGAAGGAATTCGGCAATATCTATACAAGGCTCATGAATCCCACCACAGATGTCCTTGAGAAAAGGGTTGCCGCCATTGAAGGTGGTACAGGAGCGTTAGCGGTTGCATCAGGAATGTCCGCAATAACCCTTGCCACACTTGGAGTCACAAATCTTGGTGATGAGATCGTTTCCGCAGACAACCTATATGGCGGGACCTACCAGTTGTTCAACAATACTTTCCCCGATCTTGGCAGGAAAGTCAGGTTCGTGGACTCAACAAAACCCGAGGAGTTCAGGGCTGCCATTAATGAAAAGACAAAGGCCATTTATACCGAGATCATCGGTAATCCAAAACTTGACGTTGCAAATCTGGAAGAGCTTGCAAAAATAGCCCATGAAGCAGGTATTCCGCTTATAGTGGACAATACCGTGGGTATTGGTATCACACGCCCAATTGATTTCGGTGCGGATATTGTTGTACTCTCAGCGACCAAATTCCTTGGAGGACATGGTACTTCAATCGGCGGCGTTATAGTTGATTCCGGGAACTTCAAATGGGATAACGGTAAGTTCCCACAGTTCACAGAACCGGACCCAGGTTATCATGGTCTCAAATACTGGAAGACCTTCGGGGATTTCCCTGAGCTTGGCAACATTGCCTTTATAATCAAGATGAGGGTTCACCTGCTCCGTGATCTCGGACCTGCACTGAGCCCCTTTAATGCCTTCCAGTTGATCCAGGGTCTTGAGACTCTGCCATTGAGAGTTGAGAGACATAGTAAGAATGCCCTTGAGGTCGCAAAGTTCCTCAATGAACATCCTCTTGTGGAATGGGTCAATTACCCCGGACTTGAGGATCATCCGAGTCATGAACTGGCCGGGAAATACTTGAACGGCAAATATGGCGCCATCCTGGGATTCGGAATCAAAGGAGGCATCGAGGCTGGCAAGAAATTCATCAATAATGTCAAGCTCCTCTCACACCTTGCAAATATCGGTGATGCAAAGACACTTGTTATCCATCCGGCATCCACCACCCATCAACAACTGACCGTTGAGGAAAGAAAGTCCACAGGAGTAACTGAGGACTTTATCAGAATGTCTGTAGGGCTCGAGGATGTCGAGGACATAATCGCAGATATCGACCAGGCATTGAAGGGGTCCCAATGA
- a CDS encoding B12-binding domain-containing protein, with the protein MTLTKDEIIDSARHAVIDLDESAVERIANEALEAGMDPVDLIEQGFIEGLKSVGDLFEEGKSQISRVLEASHIVNSGINALKPAIVSSDSDFCQFGNLIVGI; encoded by the coding sequence ATGACTCTTACCAAGGATGAGATCATTGACAGTGCGAGGCATGCTGTGATCGATCTTGATGAAAGTGCTGTCGAAAGGATTGCAAACGAAGCTCTTGAAGCAGGTATGGATCCGGTTGACCTTATAGAACAGGGATTCATTGAAGGACTTAAGTCCGTGGGAGACCTGTTCGAGGAAGGCAAATCCCAGATATCAAGAGTACTCGAGGCATCACATATAGTCAATTCCGGTATAAACGCACTCAAACCTGCAATAGTGAGCTCAGACAGCGATTTTTGCCAGTTCGGCAATCTGATCGTTGGAATTTGA
- a CDS encoding MarR family transcriptional regulator, giving the protein MIDFACKEFEIEAVIKCGLNLTKADLQVLKHFLQFGQNWLNTEHIAEDLGLNLSTVQRSVKKLYERNILIRSQNNMDGGGYFFVYKIRSKKEIRELIMDIVNSWVKRVDSELQAWAEETKTTDEHHKIADTSDQR; this is encoded by the coding sequence ATGATCGACTTTGCCTGCAAGGAATTTGAAATCGAAGCCGTAATTAAATGCGGCCTGAACCTTACAAAAGCCGATCTGCAGGTACTCAAGCATTTCCTGCAGTTCGGGCAGAACTGGCTCAATACAGAGCATATTGCCGAGGATCTGGGTCTTAATCTTTCCACGGTTCAGAGAAGTGTGAAGAAACTGTATGAGCGCAATATCCTCATTCGCTCCCAGAACAATATGGACGGTGGCGGATATTTCTTTGTCTACAAGATACGCAGCAAGAAGGAAATCCGCGAACTGATCATGGATATAGTCAACAGCTGGGTCAAGCGTGTGGACAGTGAATTGCAGGCATGGGCCGAAGAGACAAAAACAACAGATGAGCATCATAAAATAGCTGACACTTCTGATCAAAGGTGA
- a CDS encoding citrate/2-methylcitrate synthase: MQETKKGLEGIVALDTSISFIDGMQGILKYRGLAIEQLAEMSYDSVSYLLVNGMLPNDQELAAYSFRLKTERRINGEMIDIMRVCNYGTEALDSLRTAISCTAQMDHENDNNSLEANKNKAIRLIAKLPTMLAALYRCKKGETPYLPDDNLSHGANFLYMLRGEAPSAIEAEAMEKDFIISAEHELNPSTFALRITASTLADVYSAIITGLCTLKGPLHGGARKGVMEMLDEVGNPENANAYVLHKLASKQKIMGFGHRVYRTGDPRSRIFKEMARRLADEKGDPTWYEIAESLEHAMYREFLEMRGRPMYPNVDFYSGVIYKYLDIPLELATSVFAIGRVSGWTAHCFEQYMDNRVIRPRAHYV; this comes from the coding sequence TTGCAAGAGACAAAAAAAGGACTAGAAGGCATTGTAGCTTTGGATACAAGTATATCCTTTATCGACGGTATGCAGGGCATTTTAAAATACAGGGGACTCGCCATAGAACAGCTGGCAGAGATGTCCTATGATTCTGTTTCATATTTATTGGTCAACGGGATGCTTCCCAATGACCAGGAGCTTGCTGCCTATTCTTTCAGACTGAAGACAGAACGCCGTATTAACGGAGAGATGATCGATATCATGAGGGTCTGTAACTACGGTACGGAGGCGCTTGATTCTCTCAGAACGGCTATATCCTGCACAGCTCAGATGGACCATGAGAATGATAATAACTCGCTGGAGGCAAACAAGAATAAGGCTATTCGGCTTATAGCAAAACTACCTACCATGTTAGCTGCTCTGTACAGGTGCAAAAAAGGTGAGACTCCGTACCTTCCTGACGATAATCTATCGCATGGGGCCAATTTCCTGTATATGCTAAGGGGTGAAGCTCCTTCGGCTATAGAAGCCGAGGCTATGGAAAAGGACTTTATAATCAGTGCCGAGCATGAACTGAATCCTTCCACTTTTGCACTGAGGATTACGGCTTCCACTCTGGCGGACGTATATTCAGCCATAATCACAGGTCTGTGCACCCTGAAAGGTCCTCTCCACGGAGGCGCCAGAAAAGGTGTAATGGAAATGCTGGATGAAGTAGGTAATCCTGAAAATGCGAATGCCTATGTACTCCATAAACTTGCCAGCAAACAGAAGATAATGGGTTTTGGACACAGGGTATACAGAACAGGTGATCCGCGGTCCAGGATATTCAAAGAAATGGCAAGAAGGCTGGCAGATGAAAAAGGTGATCCTACCTGGTACGAGATCGCAGAGAGCCTGGAGCATGCCATGTATCGTGAGTTCCTGGAAATGCGCGGCAGGCCAATGTATCCGAATGTGGATTTCTATTCAGGTGTGATCTACAAGTATCTGGACATACCACTGGAACTTGCGACCTCGGTGTTTGCCATAGGTAGGGTATCAGGCTGGACTGCTCACTGCTTCGAGCAATACATGGATAACCGTGTTATCAGGCCGCGGGCACATTACGTATGA